ACCAATTGTTTTAAATATCTTGATATTTATTCTTTTATACACATCAAATGATTTGGCTTTTGGGAAGGTCACATCATTGGATGAATATATGCATCCATGCCGAACCCATCAGCAAATATATAGTACAATTCGATATGGGTCAATGTGGTTACATCCGACCTATATTAAAGTACTAGCATGTGATTAAGACACGTACCTACGTCCCAACTGACCATCTAGATCATAAATGCAATACTTTAACAACCATAATTAAATACAAGATCATCTAGTAAAAATCAACGGAAGAAATATATAATCATGCATTCAGAATTTACATTGGTGACAATCTATATGATAACAAAAATATTTACATTATGTTATACTGTTTACATAGTCACATTACATATTTGTCTCATCTAGAGTTTACATATCAAAACATCAAACTACACTATAAGCACAATCATCACATGTGAATCAAGATCAGATCATGCTCCTCGATCTCTAGCATCCACTAGTTTTTAGCTACTGGTGTGGTCATCTCATATGAGGCTGCCGTCAAATTTCCTGTATTAgcattaaaaaagaaacaaccACATTGGATGAGCTTCACTAAGCCCAATGTATACATACACAATGTATATGAAATGCAAGATTCAACACATTATCACAATAAATGCACGAGTTCATTCTCATTATATAACCTAAACAACAAAACTAAGTCTGTGGGTTTAAGTGCTACTGTAACGCATTAGATAGTATCCCTGGTCCCGGAATGCATCATCGGTCACTCAGTGATACAAACTCTAGTTGCGGTTAGAAGCTTGTCGATCCCAGAATGCGAGCTTGGTCTACCAATAAACCCCTGTTAACCTCCTACTAGCATGCCACGAAACCAGATTTACCATCAACCACGTCGGGTTATGTTCACCTCTgataacaatcacattgtaccgcaTACGTGGTATTCAAAAAAGATTCATCGGACCTACACATAGATTATCCAACACTTCCCCCTTGTTGGCAAAGGGTCATAACACTGGATTTATTATTCATAACCATATGTTACTATGTGATATGCACATATCATTCATCAATATTACATACGTTGAAACACGGTATCGAAATCCTCCTTCGGCCACACCGTGTTCCACACTCGACATTTTCACATATACAATACTTATCGCATGCATTCAACTGAATTTGAAACGTCACTACTATCCACTCTCACGTACATTATCATCTTTAGCAACACACATAACATATCAAGAAAATTAGCAATAACATGGTAAACTTATACATCATCATgttcataaaaaaagaaaatttttatataaacactccataaattaaaaaaattatccaCTCACCTTCCTATAAAAGTATATAAAATATAGAAATCTCTTCATCGTGTAGCCTCACTGTAATCTCGGTTGTTGACCTAGCAATTAGGGTGGAGTTAGGTTGTTAACTATACTCTTAAAACATCCCTTTTGAATTCCTAATTAAACCTCTTAACCATATATGAATTATGGATTCATCAATTGCCATCTAGATGGTGTCTCATTGGTAGGTACCACCGGTGGATGCGACAACAACTCAGAATTCTGAATTTTTTCGACCGATTGATGCCTTCGGTGGATGTGGGATCCACCGGTGGTGATCAACTGGTAAGGTCTCTGCCCAGATTTTCATTTTCTGGGTATTTCAACCCATATGGTTCCTATGATTTAGTGAAAAACTGATTAGACAGTGTGATTTAACCTCATGTTTGATTTGGAACCCGAATATATGAATTTTATATCTTAGGTCTAGGGATGAAAATTAGGCTGCATGCAAGGGAAAACATGCATGCATATGTCAATAAAATTACAGGATTTTACATCTTTACATTGGGTTCCTTTATGGCTCTATATAGTTACCCCATGACATGGTTTTCATTTAATGCCCCATAGGTCTCAATTAACTCATTATCTTCTAGAATCCTAGGTAATCTAGTTAGGTTGCATGTTCCTAGTTTAGATAGAGTGGAATAGGATCATGCAAGCAGAGGATCATGTTCAGCCAAGTAGTTTCAGCTGAAACGAAACCACACCCTAATTTAGGTTCTAtagaattagagagagagagagagagagagagagagagagagagagagagagagagtgatagtTCTCCTACATTAAGTGTGTGAGTGTAGGTTGTAGGAGATCCCACCCTTaagctcttcttctcctttctctacttctttcttcaattttgtGAAATGAACAAATGAAGAAAGAATGCACATTATATACATATGCTACTCTCAATAAAGCATGTTTGGCAAAATAATccatttttcatgaaaaatgaTTAATTCATTAATTGATCTATGTGGGTCCACCTCTTGACTGCAAGTAAGTTTAAATGTTCACTTAaattaaggggggggggggggggggggggcaaacaTGGAAATGCATTTGGAATTCACAGTTGCAAAACTCCAGGTTCCACGGGCAAATAATGCATTCTAAGCAGTACAACACCACTTGGGGATGCCACCCGTCTAATCCACTGGTTATGATCAAACGGTGAACCTTTCTGTAGTCACTTTGACTAGAATTCCTCCAGTGTCTTTGCTCAACTGATTATGAAGGatcatttcttctttcctcACAGTAGATTGTAGCAATCCAAAAGTCACTAGTGTTGTTACTATCATGATCATCATCTAATATAGGAATGTAAAATAATTATATCAAGAATTGGctgtaacaaaaaaaattagaataagtTGAGAAggaaaacatttaaaaaaaaaaaatgttaatgcATAATACTAATAAGACATGCAAAACACATTTATATTGAAAATTGCTCACAAAAACTTATGCATTCAAAAGACTAAAGACATGCATAGTGAATTCATATTAAAAATGCTCCTTCATTCATTGGATAGTACATTTATACTGAAAGTTGCTCACAAAAACTTATGCATTCGAAATACTACTGAGACTTGTATAGTGCATTCCTACTAAAAATGCTCAAAACAAACAGATAATAAACAAACCTAGagtaaatatgaaaattcacCAATATATTAATAGATTGTAGGGCTGGCCCATACTCTCTATTCTCAACTACCAAACATTTCCAAAGAGTGAAAATCCATACATGTCAAGTTTTTCAATTTCACGAATGACCAATAAAGAAGCCATGCATgtctcttctagtttttttttttttttttttttttaaataacagtAACTGATTTACATAAAGTTTCCACTAAAGCCATGTCTCCTACTCCATTCCACTACCTCCACATACTCATATAACTCCCTCTAACGACACCAATACCTAACTACCCACATAAGAACCATGCCGCATCATCGGGTCACAAATCGCATATTGTTGCACGTAACATTAACATGATACATGCAAAAGGAGAGTTGGTGGTTATGTGGCATGCGTGGACTACATGTGCTCTAGGCTGGGGGTGTTTAACATGGTTAGTTGATTAGTTATgcagtttatttttattttatgtagtattatatcattattttatataaCTGTTCCATGATAATGTTGTGTTATTGCGGGAGATTATTGTTAGTGATGGGGAGATATACTAGGAGTGGTTATAGGAGAGGAAGTGGGGTGTGTCGTGGGTTATCTTGTATGAGATAAATATGTGGTTTAATGATATTGAAGATAGTCTTTGAATTTCTTAATAGTTCTTCTCGAAAGAGTAAGGAGGTATTGACTTCCTCTATAGACCCAAGAGGTGGGCTACCTCCTAATCAGTTAACCCCaactttttcatatattttttctcttacCTCCAcccctattttctttctttttcctctacTGTGTCTCCCTTTAATGCATgtaacagtggtatcagagccaatgaATCACCCACCTGTGGAGCAGAATCTTAATAAGATTTATGACATTCAAATGAGGAACCTTATTGGatgaaatcttgaaaaaaatatttgcatTGTCCAAAACACTCCCTAAGAAATTTGACTCTACTATTGCAACAAAGCACGCGGAACAaccaacaaggaagaagaacaagaagacaaaggaggagaagaagaagaagatgaagaagaaaaagttcaagaagaagaagagaaaaaaaaaaaaggagtagaagcgaaaggagaagaagataaggaagCCACAAAGTAGATCATTCACCACGTTCTTCACTTTTCAACCATATATGATAAAGAAGATGCTCTCCATTCCAAATTGCAATTAGCCAAAGCAATTTGAGAGTAATTCTACGAAGATTTGGGATTCAGGTGAGATTACTAAGAAGATTTAGTTCCTAAAATGGGCCTTGAGGATAAGGCCATACTCAAGGGGTAATGATCATGATACTTGCATAAGGAAGGTTGGTGGCTATGTGGCGTGCATGGGCTACATGGGCTCTAGGTTGGGAGTGTTTAACATGGGTAATTAATTAGTTATGTGTTTTGTTTGTTATTTTATATCATATTATATTGTTATTTTATGTTGTTGTTCCACGATAAGGTTGTGTTGTGGAGAGATGTTATTGTTACTGGTAGGGAGATGTGCTAGGAGTGGTTATAAAAGAGGAAGTGGGGTGTATCGTGGGTTATATTGTATAAGATAACTATTTAGTTTAATGATAAGGAAGATAGTCTTTGAATCCCTTGGGGAGCGTTTGATTGCTTGAATTTATAGAGATTAATATCTTTTAAGAATGTAACTCCATAGAGTATGGTTCCTTAGAATTGTATCTTTGAAAAAATAACTGTTTGGTTACTACAGATTATATATGGTGATTCTCTTTGAATAACTGTTTGGTAACCATGATTCCGTTTTTGGGTAACACCTAGCCATAGTTAGGGAttttagaaagaagaaaaaaaaaatgcaaaaatcgAAGGTTGACGACGATGGATTAGCgaggtggagaagaagaagacttgagagagagagactgagacAATTTTGCCTCCACAAATCACAACCATGGTCAtggatttcaaaaaaaaaatacaaaaattgaaGGTAGACGACAATAGatcaaaggagaggaaaaagagagtTGAGAAAGACTGAGACAAGTTTGCCTCACTTTCCTGCGCAGCTTCAACTAATTTCACTTTGGCGCACAAGCTTGGGATGTAACGATGGAGATGGAGAAGCCTGATTTTCTGCCCTCACACAAGAATCACCCACTTTTATACCTAGCAAAGAATCGGGTTATgtgtaaaaaagtaaaaaactgGAATCACCTAATTTTTAGTTGAAACAAATTCTAGTGGTACTAAACACTTTCATTTTGTAAGAATCATGATTCTATGGAATTATATTCTGTAGAATCAAGCAATCAAGCACGCCCCTAATAATTCTTCTCAAAAGAGTAAGGAGGTACTGCCTTCCTCGATAGAGCCAAGAGGTGGACTACAGCCTAATTATCCAACCCCATCTTTTCCCTATATTTTCTCTTCCCTACACCCCTTTTTCCTCTACTTTGTCTCCCTTCCGTGCACTAACAAGCTACAACAACATTACATTCAAATGTCAATCCCATTGTTCAACATAGTGGGTCTCATAATGTAAAGCACCAAACCGACCCTACATTGTTAGGTAATCCATAATTTAACATTTCATGAAGATTTCACCGGTTCTCCTACTATTGGGAAGAAGCCGTTCAAGGCCTGAAGATCAGTGGTATGACTTGTGAACTGTAAGTCTAGGTGGTCTTATTTATGTATCCATCTCGTTATTCTATTGCCTTAGAAGATTGGATTGAAATAGGGCCACCCAATAGGGTTGGGTAGGGCCaagttttttaaaaccccatCCAGACCTGAGTTCCATTAGCTAGGTTCTGGTTTGACCTAATCTTGACCCAAGGCCTGAAAAAACCAACCTTAATTCACCCTCAAGGCAGGGGTGGGCTGACCTCGATTAGCCTTCACCATAGGGAGGAGCAAGGGAGATGTAGGGATTAGATTGGATTGGGctagggagaagagggaaaaacgAGGAAAAcgaaaaagaaagaataggaagaagaagaagataatgttGGGTTCAGCATAAGGCCTCTGATTGTGGCTTGACCTGGTCATTGATTCACGATCAGAAATTCCCAATCTTGATGCGCCCTCAAGGCCAAAAGATCATAGTCCAAGCCTTGTTCGGCTCGGAGTGACAAGGCCAAATTTGCACCCCTAATTCGGAAACACCATCACTGAGAGGTTGGCCATCccataataaaacaaaatatggaGGCCAATTAAGGCTCTTTTggtatcattttatttttgtttatggtgtattaaaaaataaaatttattttctttgggaaCCTTGGATTTTAGAAGAGAAAATCGTATGGCTAATAAAGGGATAAGAGAAAATGAACATTGCTCACGACGCACGCTTGACCATAGTCAGcaaaaacagaaacggcaaaaaaacgaaAACGGACCTTGTGGATTTCAAAGAGTAAAATTTTTTGAACGATACGGTCAAATAAACGGTCAGAAAAGATACGAATTTTAAacatgtagatttcaaacaaatagGACTAAAAAAACCATAGTATACTCATCCAAaatcttattgagcaatgtgactaggTTATAGTGTTGTTCaatattgtcaacatagtcagCACACTCTCGAAGTGATATATGTTCAGTTAGAGTTAAGAGgcatcactttagaaatatttttcagcaaatacgtcagtttatagctcaattttgGGGTCCGTGGATTGAATTTAATTTGAAtgtaatatcatgagaaatatagtctCTTGTGTTAGCTTCAAATTAGTGAAAAAATCAAATCGATTAGAGTTTGGGTGAGAAATATATGATCAACTAAATAGATATCATGTTAAAAaattaagtcttaaaaaacatcataaaatgaaaatatgttTTAAATATGTTTAGAATGAGGAACGCTTGAAGTTTGCTGGTTTTTAAGTATCTAGTAACGCATAAggtaaaacgtgttttaaatggaaaaaaccTGAAAATTTAAACACGTTTTTGCCCACAGAGCGCTTGACTCGCTCTTGTCAGTTGGTTAAGCACCAAAATGACACCACCACTGCAACAACGCCACCGCCTCTTTCCTTGTCGCCGAGTCATCGTAGCAGTCGCCGCCGGCGGCGGCGGCGTTGAGAGTAGGCGTACTGTGgacccttctctctttttctcattccttcttGTCGTCTTTGACTTCTGGGGACGGGTGGCAAGATCCCTCACCATCGGGATATCGAGACGGCGATCCCCCAGCAGCATCATCGGCCCCCAGGCGCACCGCCGTGCCACATATGCCCACCACACAGTCCCTGGTTCTCTTGGCTCGTGCCCCTGATCTTCATGGTAGACGTTGCATTGTTTGTCTACACTATGTTCGTGAACGACTGCCCTGCCACCAGCGGCAGCGATCGTTGCCTCTTCTCTTCCTACCTCGGTAGGTTCTCATTCCAGCCCTTCTCTGAGAACCACATGTTCGGCCCTTCCGCGGCTACGTAAGCCCTTCTCTTCTTTGATGGGTTTCCCCTTAAGATCATAAATAACACACAATATCTTGCAATTTCCATTTGAAATTCTGTTTGTTAATGTAATCcaagattttgttgttgaaggtaGGAAAATGGGTGAagtttagaattttttattataaataagccTTTATGGCTCTTGCCATTGGGAAGGTTATAGAGTAAATCCCCcgtacccccccccccctttttgttttggtcGGGGAAAGTGCAAATTTGGATGGGGATCTACCGAAGGCTAAACGAGGTTTTGTATCTCTGTTCGTCCTCTGATTTGGTTCTAATGCTTTGAAGTTCTTGTGCTTGAATGCATATCGTAATGCTTTGGATTATGGCTTAGACAGAGAAAGATGTGTAGAAACAGGGTTTTGTTTCCATTCAATGGACCAAGATGTTTTctgtaaaataaatttattgaaGAGATGACATGATCTGCCAGAGTAGACATATGTCATTGTCTATCAAGGGAAGGATGATCAAGttaaataagtgaaaatgatgaaagtgctaaaaaaaattgagtacATAGTTCTCTTATATGTTCTACTTTTTGGATTAGATGACCATTTTTTATGCACAAACAGGCTTTTATAGAAGGTGAAGGTGTATTCTGTTTGTGATTCTGGGAAGTCATAGTACAGCTTTGTAATGTTTTTAATGCCCAAGGTTGTCTGAAGTACTTGACCTTTTGGGCTTTTGGCCATGATGCTTGAGGTCTTTCCTAACCATTTGTTTTTTGATTAGAAATGTATGCTAACAGTTGATATTTTCTTGGCTTGAGGTTAAACCCTCACCATTGAACCCGTTATTTCCTCCTAAATTTTTAATTTGTAGGTGGTAGGAAGTTGGTTTTATAGTAGTTTCACTGTGGTATTGGCATGGTATTCATTATTCATATGAACAGCAGCATTCATGATAATCTTCAGTTATTCAATATGAACAAGGTGTAGGCCTTGTACATGGAGAAAGTTCCTCGTAGTCTACACGTTAATGGGTTAATGGTTGAGGTGATTGTTGTGAAAATAGAAGTTATAATTCTCTTCATGGATAAAGTTGGAAATGAATGATATAAGAACAGATGTTAGATATCTTAATGTTTTCAAGAGGAATAGTACATTTTGGATGGGATTGATTATTACTTTTCTTGCATATCCTGTTTGCATCTTCTCAGCGGCCTCTTCACAAATcataacacccccccccctcaaaagAAATTGTGGATCCTTAGGTAATTTAAATACTCGATGGTACTAGTTCAAAAGTATTCTTTAGCAACTCATATCATAATTTTGTAAACATATTACTTTAAGTGTTTACATTCTACTGAACTTTGAAAACCAAACCCCCAATATGTAATCGTTGGGGGGTGGGTGTTACATTAAAATTAACCACTTTTTCTGTAACACATCACATCTAAATGATTATTTTGGTATGTTACAGaaggaattttatttattttgaaaaagaaaattttgtttaGAAATTAACTAAATGTGCTTAAGTTTTCATCTTGAAGGAACTTCATATAGGAGCTACTTTGTACCTTTCTAAGTTTTGCTGGTTAATGCTAATGGGAGCCCTTCAGCCAAAGTTAATTGTGAAGGAAGGTCAAAGATGGCGCCTGTTATCTTATATGTGGCTTCATGGTGGACTCATCCATTTGCTTGCTAATATGATGAGCCTTCTGTTTATTGGACTCCACCTTGAAAAAGAATTCGGCTTTTGTAAGAACCAGATATTTCGATGCAACCTCTAAGATTTTATCATCTGAAATTTAACTGATATTATCACTGTTGGCTTTGCAGTGAAAATAGGACTCCTGTTTGTTCTTTCTGGCCTTGCTGATAGCTTGTCATCTTCCATTAACCTTGAATCCTCCAAGGTTTCAGTTGGTGCATCAGGTGCACTTTTTGGACTGTTTGGAGCCATGCTTTCTGAGCTAATCATTAATTGGACAATATATACAAATAAGGTGCCCTCTCATTTATCTTGTTTTCATGGTTGACTCATAGTTTTTGCACATGAACTCATGCCTCATATAAGTTAGAAGCCATTTGTTAAGCATGCTTTGGTATTTTTTTCCTCCgttattcttctccttctttaaaTCCACACCACTTGGATTTTTGTCTAATACAACTCAACAATGACTTAGCCTGGTCATAAAGTTGTCTGTTGCATGGCGATATGAAGGTGAACACCATTTTCTCTGTACTGTAATTGTGTATGGATgtgaaaaaaaaacatacttCTTGGGTGTTCCCTAAATTAATGACTTTCCATCATCCCAGATTCACTTGCCTGTTCATCTGTTGTTAAATTATACAGTAGCTatttggaagaaaattgtttCTATGTAATGGATTTGCTTTTACATAGTGTACAGCACTTTCAAGTCTTTTGGTGGTAGTTGCCATCAATATGGCTGTTGGTTACATCCCTGGAGTGTTATTTATATGGTGCTCAGCTCagcctagtttttttttttgcttatttattACATCTCGACTTTCTTCTCTAATTTAGTTACTTGAATTCTGCAGCTATGCAGTTGGCTTATTAAAGCTGTACAGTGGCAAATTGACTGACTGATATAATACTCTTACAATTCCAATCTGACAAAGAAGCTGTTATTATATGTCCTACTTCCTATTTGTTAAGCATTGTAGGTAATGCATTGCCGACTGCCCTTATCAGCAACTTCTTACTGTTCGAGGCTTCTGTGTTAATTTCAGTCTAAAGGTGTGGCCGAAGATAAAGGACACAATAGCAATTCTTCAGAGGGGGGAAGGAGACAAATACCAACCCTGAAACTGTTATGGGTTCATCATCGATTGGAAGATGGTTGATTGTTAAGATGCCAGACACATCTGGCTTATGGAAATAGTTGTAGGTGAAATGCTTAGGATGATAGTGACCAAAATAGTACTAACCATAACTTTTTTTTCCACAGTAGGAAAGGCTGTAGAATAAAATCACATCCTGGAACTACTAGTGTGGAATTTTTCCCTTCCCCTTTCAATTGAGAGGTGGGATTTTTTACTTTTCACCAAATCAAAGAGATACCAAGATGCTACTACATCTGTGGCTgttgatacattttttttttttttttttaacacaccATATTTCTAGGACTGAGAAACACTGATCAACGGAGCATCGACATAGGTTCTCACTGCAACCATTTTAGTGAGACAGTTTCTTACAGAGATTCATCATCTCTGATTAATTCCACTTTACCTTACAGGCGTATACATGGCTACTCTTACCAAATATTTCATCTGTTCCTCTAGAAGTGCCTAATGaaattctctttccttttcagGGGAAACCTGATAAAAACACAAAGCTCTTGTGCTGACTTGTTTTCTATTGTTAGAAAGACTACAACATTGGTAGACGTACAATTTATTTACTCTTTAAAATTTGCTACTTTTAATACCCTTGAACAATAAAGGACTAGCGATTTTAATCAAGAAACGCCTCTACCAAGCGAACATATTTGACAAAAGGAAGGTCCTTATTAGTAAATCTGCTGGACTTGTTGAGATTGAAGATGGTTGTTCTGTCCTGAAGGGATCCCCATTTAAAACCACAGATATCTGGTGTGTTTACTCTCATGTCTGAATTCTGATGAACACAGATTATGagtttcagattttggaaagtGCATCTCTTTACTTCTATCTGGGGCGAACTAACCAATTCAACTCACTGAGCTCAGAATGAATCAATAGTGCTTTTGCCAAAAGCATCAAGATCAGAATAAGGAAATCATTAAATCAGTGAGAGTTTATAGATCCTCTCTGATCGGAGAACTAGATTAAACTAGATCATCATCCCTGTCATCCAATCTAAGTTTCCCGCATGTGCAagttgggagggggggggggaattacaTAGCCTTACCCCGAGGATGTTGAGAGATTGTTTCGATAGCTTGACCATCAGATcacaacattcgtaccttaccgtTGTACCAAGCACACCCTTCCCTATCATCTGACCTAATGAGGACATattaaccccaaaaaaaaacacaaatacaCACAAAAGTTATATTCAAGTTAGTTTATATCA
This genomic stretch from Macadamia integrifolia cultivar HAES 741 chromosome 2, SCU_Mint_v3, whole genome shotgun sequence harbors:
- the LOC122059370 gene encoding RHOMBOID-like protein 2, producing MLMGALQPKLIVKEGQRWRLLSYMWLHGGLIHLLANMMSLLFIGLHLEKEFGFLKIGLLFVLSGLADSLSSSINLESSKVSVGASGALFGLFGAMLSELIINWTIYTNKSKGVAEDKGHNSNSSEGGRRQIPTLKLLWVHHRLEDG